From Melopsittacus undulatus isolate bMelUnd1 chromosome 19, bMelUnd1.mat.Z, whole genome shotgun sequence, a single genomic window includes:
- the PIP5K1C gene encoding phosphatidylinositol 4-phosphate 5-kinase type-1 gamma isoform X2: MEPDVSEEEEGSSVEGAGAPPEAGAGGLDAAGGLAPKRAAVSEGSSLPGQPGQGKKIGHRSVDASGETTYKKTTSSTLKGAIQLGIGYTVGNLSSKPERDVLMQDFYVVESIFFPSEGSNLTPAHHYADFRFKTYAPVAFRYFRELFGIRPDDYLYSLCNEPLIELSNPGASGSLFYVTSDDEFIIKTVMHKEAEFLQKLLPGYYMNLNQNPRTLLPKFYGLYCVQSGGKNIRVVVMNNILPRVVKMHLKFDLKGSTYKRRASKKEKEKSSPTYKDLDFMQDIPEGLMLDADTFTALVKTLQRDCLVLESFKIMDYSLLLGVHNIDQQEREQQSEGAHSTSDEKRPVGQKALYSTAMESIQGGAVRGESIDTDDAMGGIPAVNGKGERLLLHVGIIDILQSYRFIKRLEHTWKALVHDGDTVSVHRPSFYAERFFKFMTNTVFRKNSSLKSSPSKKGRSALLAVKTAGPTAAFSASQLPSEKDETQYDLRAARSYPTLDDEGRPDLLPCTPPSFEEATTASIATTLSSTSLSVPERSPSETSEQPRYRRRTHSSGQDGRSHEEVRVEEELQQISVELEPKCDVEIVAPDEDDKEEAASSACAIVTSTATIEVETASQASEPASQASEPASQASDEDDVPVTDIYF; the protein is encoded by the exons GTCTGGCACCGAAGAGGGCAGCCGTCAGTGAG GGATCATCACTACCGGGACAGCCTGGCCAAGGGAAGAAGATTGGTCATCGAAGCGTTGATGCCTCTGGTGAAACCACCTACaaaaag ACCACCTCATCCACTCTGAAGGGGGCCATCCAGCTGGGGATTGGGTACACTGTTGGCAATCTGAGCTCCAAGCCAGAGAGAGATGTTCTGATGCAGGACTTCTATGTGGTGGAAAGCATCTTTTTCCCAAG TGAAGGAAGCAATCTGACTCCAGCTCACCATTATGCTGACTTCAGGTTCAAGACCTATGCACCTGTGGCTTTTCGGTACTTCCGAGAACTCTTTGGGATTCGTCCAGATGATTATTTG taTTCCCTGTGTAATGAACCTCTGATAGAGCTGTCAAACCCTGGTGCCAGTGGTTCTCTCTTCTACGTCACCAGCGACGATGAATTCATCATCAAAACTGTGATGCACAAAGAAGCTGAATTCTTACAGAAGCTCCTTCCTGGCTACTACATG AACCTGAACCAGAACCCCCGGACACTGCTACCAAAGTTTTATGGACTCTACTGTGTGCAGTCAGGGGGCAAAAACATCCGTGTGGTCGTGATGAACAACATCCTGCCTCGTGTGGTGAAAATGCACCTGAAGTTTGACCTGAAAGGCTCCACCTATAAACGCCGGGCatccaagaaggaaaaagaaaagtccaGCCCTACATACAAGGATCTAGACTTCATGCAAGACATACCCGAGGGCCTGATGTTGGATGCAGACACCTTCACTGCACTGGTGAAAACATTGCAACGTGACTGTCTG GTGCTGGAAAGCTTTAAAATCATGGACTACAGCCTCCTGCTTGGGGTTCATAACATAGACCAGCAAGAACGGGAGCAGCAGTCTGAGGGAGCCCACAGCACGTCAGATGAGAAGCGTCCCGTGGGGCAGAAGGCACTTTACTCCACAGCCATGGAGTCCATCCAGGGTGGGGCTGTCCGGGGGGAGTCCATAGACACAGATGACGC GATGGGAGGAATCCCAGCAGTGAATGGCAAAGGAGAGCGTCTCTTGCTCCATGTAGGAATAATAGATATCCTTCAATCATACAG GTTCATCAAGAGGCTAGAACATACCTGGAAGGCCCTTGTCCATGATGGG GACACGGTGTCTGTGCACAGGCCCAGCTTCTACGCAGAGAGGTTCTTCAAATTCATGACCAACACAGTGTTCCGAAAGAATTCCT CTCTGAAGTCATCTCCCTCAAAGAAAGGGCGCAGTGCCTTGCTGGCTGTCAAGACTGCTGGTCcaacagctgcattttcagCTAGCCAGCTTCCCTCTGAAAAGGATGAGACACAGTATGACCTTCGTGCAGCCCGGAGCTACCCCACGCTTGACGATGAAG GCAGGCCAGATCTGCTACCCTGCACACCTCCTTCCTTTGAAGAAGCTACCACAGCTTCCATAGCCACAACACTGTCTTCAACATCTCTCTCTGTTCCCGAGCGATCGCCTTCGGAGACCTCTGAGCAGCCCAGATACAG aagGCGTACACACTCTTCAGGGCAGGATGGCAG GTCACACGAGGAGGTGAGGGTTGAGGAGGAGCTTCAGCAGATCAGTGTCGAGCTGGAGCCCAAGTGTGATGTTGAGATTGTAGCTCCCGATGAAGATGACAAAGA AGAGGCGGCTTCTTCAGCCTGTGCCATTGTCACATCCACAGCTACTATAGAGGTAGAGACAGCCAGCCAGGCCTCAGAACCAGCCAGCCAGGCCTCGGAACCAGCCAGCCAGGCCTCGGATGAAGATGATGTGCCAGTCACAGACATATACTTT
- the PIP5K1C gene encoding phosphatidylinositol 4-phosphate 5-kinase type-1 gamma isoform X1, with protein MEPDVSEEEEGSSVEGAGAPPEAGAGGLDAAGGLAPKRAAVSEGSSLPGQPGQGKKIGHRSVDASGETTYKKTTSSTLKGAIQLGIGYTVGNLSSKPERDVLMQDFYVVESIFFPSEGSNLTPAHHYADFRFKTYAPVAFRYFRELFGIRPDDYLYSLCNEPLIELSNPGASGSLFYVTSDDEFIIKTVMHKEAEFLQKLLPGYYMNLNQNPRTLLPKFYGLYCVQSGGKNIRVVVMNNILPRVVKMHLKFDLKGSTYKRRASKKEKEKSSPTYKDLDFMQDIPEGLMLDADTFTALVKTLQRDCLVLESFKIMDYSLLLGVHNIDQQEREQQSEGAHSTSDEKRPVGQKALYSTAMESIQGGAVRGESIDTDDAMGGIPAVNGKGERLLLHVGIIDILQSYRFIKRLEHTWKALVHDGDTVSVHRPSFYAERFFKFMTNTVFRKNSSLKSSPSKKGRSALLAVKTAGPTAAFSASQLPSEKDETQYDLRAARSYPTLDDEAGRPDLLPCTPPSFEEATTASIATTLSSTSLSVPERSPSETSEQPRYRRRTHSSGQDGRSHEEVRVEEELQQISVELEPKCDVEIVAPDEDDKEEAASSACAIVTSTATIEVETASQASEPASQASEPASQASDEDDVPVTDIYF; from the exons GTCTGGCACCGAAGAGGGCAGCCGTCAGTGAG GGATCATCACTACCGGGACAGCCTGGCCAAGGGAAGAAGATTGGTCATCGAAGCGTTGATGCCTCTGGTGAAACCACCTACaaaaag ACCACCTCATCCACTCTGAAGGGGGCCATCCAGCTGGGGATTGGGTACACTGTTGGCAATCTGAGCTCCAAGCCAGAGAGAGATGTTCTGATGCAGGACTTCTATGTGGTGGAAAGCATCTTTTTCCCAAG TGAAGGAAGCAATCTGACTCCAGCTCACCATTATGCTGACTTCAGGTTCAAGACCTATGCACCTGTGGCTTTTCGGTACTTCCGAGAACTCTTTGGGATTCGTCCAGATGATTATTTG taTTCCCTGTGTAATGAACCTCTGATAGAGCTGTCAAACCCTGGTGCCAGTGGTTCTCTCTTCTACGTCACCAGCGACGATGAATTCATCATCAAAACTGTGATGCACAAAGAAGCTGAATTCTTACAGAAGCTCCTTCCTGGCTACTACATG AACCTGAACCAGAACCCCCGGACACTGCTACCAAAGTTTTATGGACTCTACTGTGTGCAGTCAGGGGGCAAAAACATCCGTGTGGTCGTGATGAACAACATCCTGCCTCGTGTGGTGAAAATGCACCTGAAGTTTGACCTGAAAGGCTCCACCTATAAACGCCGGGCatccaagaaggaaaaagaaaagtccaGCCCTACATACAAGGATCTAGACTTCATGCAAGACATACCCGAGGGCCTGATGTTGGATGCAGACACCTTCACTGCACTGGTGAAAACATTGCAACGTGACTGTCTG GTGCTGGAAAGCTTTAAAATCATGGACTACAGCCTCCTGCTTGGGGTTCATAACATAGACCAGCAAGAACGGGAGCAGCAGTCTGAGGGAGCCCACAGCACGTCAGATGAGAAGCGTCCCGTGGGGCAGAAGGCACTTTACTCCACAGCCATGGAGTCCATCCAGGGTGGGGCTGTCCGGGGGGAGTCCATAGACACAGATGACGC GATGGGAGGAATCCCAGCAGTGAATGGCAAAGGAGAGCGTCTCTTGCTCCATGTAGGAATAATAGATATCCTTCAATCATACAG GTTCATCAAGAGGCTAGAACATACCTGGAAGGCCCTTGTCCATGATGGG GACACGGTGTCTGTGCACAGGCCCAGCTTCTACGCAGAGAGGTTCTTCAAATTCATGACCAACACAGTGTTCCGAAAGAATTCCT CTCTGAAGTCATCTCCCTCAAAGAAAGGGCGCAGTGCCTTGCTGGCTGTCAAGACTGCTGGTCcaacagctgcattttcagCTAGCCAGCTTCCCTCTGAAAAGGATGAGACACAGTATGACCTTCGTGCAGCCCGGAGCTACCCCACGCTTGACGATGAAG CAGGCAGGCCAGATCTGCTACCCTGCACACCTCCTTCCTTTGAAGAAGCTACCACAGCTTCCATAGCCACAACACTGTCTTCAACATCTCTCTCTGTTCCCGAGCGATCGCCTTCGGAGACCTCTGAGCAGCCCAGATACAG aagGCGTACACACTCTTCAGGGCAGGATGGCAG GTCACACGAGGAGGTGAGGGTTGAGGAGGAGCTTCAGCAGATCAGTGTCGAGCTGGAGCCCAAGTGTGATGTTGAGATTGTAGCTCCCGATGAAGATGACAAAGA AGAGGCGGCTTCTTCAGCCTGTGCCATTGTCACATCCACAGCTACTATAGAGGTAGAGACAGCCAGCCAGGCCTCAGAACCAGCCAGCCAGGCCTCGGAACCAGCCAGCCAGGCCTCGGATGAAGATGATGTGCCAGTCACAGACATATACTTT